The sequence AGCTCGCCGGGCCTCAATTCAAAGCTGCCCCGCTGCCCCGACTTGCGCCGAATCAGCCACAACCGGCTACGTTCCGCGTCGATGCGCACGACGATCGCTCCGAGATATCCCGCGACCGCGGTGGCGAGGGTCGTTTTTCCCGCACCGCTGAATCCACAGGTAATGATCATCTTCGGCTTGCGACGCTGCGCGAGGTACTCGCCGCCGATGCGCAAAGCACGCTCGGTATCGGATCCCGAGCCCTCGCCTAAGGGAAAACTCGCCGGCGCATCTGAGGTCAGGCGCCGTTCGACATACAGCAATGCCTCGCGCGCAACCAGGGTACGCACAATGACGAGGGCATCGAAATCTCCTGAATACTCCAGCCAGGCTCCCATGAAGTAATTGGCCAGCACACCCAGCCCCAACAGCTCCAGCTCGAAGAGCACGCAGGCGACATCGCTCAATGCCTCCTTGCCGGACTCGCCGGTTGTTTCCTTCCCGGGGGAAACTTCGCCCAGAACCATCTGACCTTGATGCAGAAATACGTTTTTTAGGATTCGACCGCCGCTACCCGAGTAGCCGACTCCAGGACTGCATTCGTAATCGAAGGATGCATGATTCCGGCCGCATGGCTCTGTCCCGCTGCCTGCCAGCTTTCCGGACAATTCCCGCAGCTCGGACGTCGTTAGGCTGTCTGCGACGCGCTGCGCAATTTCCAGGCAATGGTCATAAAACTTGTCTGCCTGCAGGCGAGGACTGAGCTGGCAGAGCGAGGAATAGGGGTCGCACGCCAGCTTTGCGTGGCGCATCGCCAGTTCGGTTGCGAGTCGTTCAACATGGCCGCGCGAGAGCCTGCCCTTCTGGTAAGCGCTGAAGAGGCTGGCTTCCTCTGGCGGCATTGTCTTCCCCGAGTACCGGAGAATCAGGATATTTGGTTCACCGGGAAGCCGCACCCGGACAATAGCGGGTGCGACACCTGGTAGACGAGAAGATAAGTGGTTACTTCAAAACCGTGTCCAGCCACATATCGAGCGGATAACAGCTAAGAATTGTCCCCCGGTGAGAACTATCGGCCAATGTGAAGCCGCCTGCCACCGCTTCGAGTTCGTCTTCCGAAAGCTCGTCTGTCGGCGTCTGCCTGGCAGGAAGCACCAGATAGACGACATTCGGCGCTTCCTCTACCACTCTCAATTCTAGCTCAGGTGGCAATTCCTTTCCGAACTCCTTCTGGATTGCCGCCTTGGGATTGGTTAGCAGCTCTTCCCGGAAGACATCGTCCCTCATTGCCCTGGCGATGATCTTCGTCGTCTTCTTCGGTTGGGATTCTGTTTCGGTCATTGCATATCCTCCGTATAAAACCTATGTCAGCTAATCAACTTTCCGATTCCCATCTGGACCGCTTCAGGTGCGGACCTTCATACCCTGCAACGCCGTGAGCCCCGCCAGGAGCAAGAATCCGGCGCCCACCGTGGTACTCCCATATTCCCGATCAGCGTGGTTCCTGCTTGAATCGAAATCCCGCCGGCATTTTCCAGCCGTGGATCCCCCGCGGGGATTCTGGCGGCACGGAAACATAGCTGCAGTATAGGCTCAGCCACCGCCGCGATGTGCGAACAATTCACTCCCCGAAGACACCCCTGTTTGCGGACCGGGACTGACCACCACCAAAGGACTGGTGTAGGCACCTCGCGCCCCCGGATGATGGTGGGTCTGGGGATTCCAGGGGATACGCTAAGGCGCGTCCGGGTAGAGACCAGACGGTGAATATTTCCGCTACCGGTATGCTATTTTTATCCCTTCCGTCTGAGAGTAAGAACAGAACGTCCGGGAAATTTATGACGCGCTGCCTGCGAGGGGCGGTCGGACCGAATATTCCCACGGCTTGAGAGAGGTTACGAGCCCGCGGTGTCCGAGCCTGGTGAGGTGGGACTTGCAGTGGCAGCCAATCTTCTTGATCAGGCACGTGGGGGCGCAGACGTTTAAGCCTACCGATAACGATAGACGCTCAGGCATTTTGGTACCGGCTATGCTGGGCTTCCCGGCGCTCTGAAGATCTGGTCTGGTAGTCTCGCTACCAACAACAAACCGGTAACTGAATTCCGTGGACCATTGACATGCGTAATACCCACTTCGATCTCGAATGGTTTATCCATCCCCTGGGAACAGACGAGTTCATCCAGACGTACTGGGAGAAAAAGCCTTTCGTATTTCACAGAGGCGACCCCGAGTACTATGCGGATCTTTTTTCTGCCGATGACATCGACACGATTGTCAGATTCAGGCAACTTGAATATCTCCAACTCAGGATCGCCAGGACCGATAAGGAGACGCAGACGAGAAGGAACTTTTCGGTCGCCGATGAAGAGCTTTCTAATATAAACAGACTTTATAACGCGTACAATCTAGGCGACACCATAGTATTCAACTCCGCCAAGAGCTACTGGGAGCCGGCCGCTCGCCTCTGCACTGAACTGGAAAGATTTTTCAGCTTCCCGGTCGGTATAAATGTCTATGTCACCCCGCCGGGCGCACAGGGTTACCCTCCTCACTACGATCCACACGACGTGTTCGTTGCCCAAATCGAGGGAGCGAAAACCTGGCGGATTTACGACTCCTGGGTCGATCTGCCGTACGAACGTTTAGCGGATAAACCCGTTCCACTCGAGATGCCGAACGATCCGGAGCAGGAATTCACCTTGAACGCGGGCGATATCCTGTACATCCCGCGCGGTTACGTGCACGAACCTTTCACCACGGACCGGCCATCCATTCATTTCACCGTAGGTATCAGACCGTATTACTGGAAGGATCTGCTCGCCGATCTGTTGACGCTGGAAAGCGAGCATGATGTTGAACTGAGGAGGGCCCTGCCGATCGGCTACCTGAATAACGATGACGCCGCCAAGACACTCGAACAACGGGTACCTGAATTGGTGCACAATCTCGCCAAGAGCGACAAACTGAAGGCATGTATCGCACGACTTCAGGAGCGCTTCATCGACAGAATGCAGCCCTTGCCGGACGGCCACTTCCGCAGCCTCGCCAAGGCGGCGCAGATGAATCCGGACACGATGGTAGCAAGAAGGAAGGGCTTGATCTGTCATGTGACAGGGAACGAGGACAGCTCCCAGATCATTTTCCCCGGAAACCGAATCAAAGGGCCGGTTGATGTTGAGGCAGCGTGGCGTTTCATTGCCGATTCCGATGCCACATTCCCGGTCAGCGCTTTGCCGGGAAATCTCAGCGCCAGCAGCAAGGTGCTGCTGGCGCGCCGCGCAGTCAAAGAGGGGCTCCTGACCATCGTCGATCGGGAATCGTCATCGAGCGATCAGCGGGCCTCCTGACAAGCCAATGCCATCAACTTGGCGATAACCAACGGAAATCATTAACATTGCGGTTGATGTCTCAACCAGGAGAACGCGTGTGAAGAAGCACGCGCCCCCCTGCGCCGGGTGGTCACCGCCTGTTTGGATGCCTACGCCGGTGCCCATCGGCTCGTGCCGCGGCAGTGGCAGGTCTGCTGCCATGTCCGTGATTATCGCCCCTCGGCGCTGGGCGGACTGGCGTTGCAGTGCGCTACCTGGATCAACCCGATCCAGTCACCATCCGCCGGCGCCGTACTCTGCGCGACCAGGATCGGTAGTACCGCCCATCCTGGCGGCTCACCATGAGACCAAGTAAGCCTAGCAGGGCCACCGTTCTTTTCATCAATTGTGCGAACATTATCGTTTCTCCAAAGTAACGGGGCGAACCCCTGATCACCACACGCCGGGCTCAGCCCCCGGACCGACACGGCTCCGGCCACCCCGTCGCCGCAGATAGAAACCGAGCATGAGCAACACGATGCTGGCCCGCAGCGCTGCCCACACGAGGTCGAACAGCGCAACCTGACCGTCCTACCAGGCCCGAAACGTGCCGACGGTCAACCACATCGCCCAGACGAAGACCAGCACGATGGTCGTGAGCAGTGTCCCGGGCGTTACGCCAGGCCAGGCCTGGCCTGGCCTGGAACGTAGCGTTCTGTGCGTGCGTCATGGCTAGACTTCACTGCCGGTAGTCGCCGTGTGTGACCCTATGCGGGGCGCGTCGAGGCGTTCCTGGATGCCCGCGCGGATCCGCGAGAGGTCCTGGAGAAGCTAGTCGTAGCGGAAGCGAGTCCGGGCGTCGGGACTGCCCTGGGCCTGCGCCTCGACCGTGGCGATGAGCGATTAGAGGGCCTCTATATCGTGGACCAGGTGTGCGAGGGCTTTCGTTCGGCGTCGGGGTCCGCCAAGGCTGTGTTGCCCATGGCCAAGAGGTATGTGACCAAGGCCACCAATGGGGCGTGCCGGAGGTGACGTTTATGTGCTGCACATTCCATGAGGTACATCGTGCGTAGGCGGCGCGGTCATTGTGCATCCTGACCGGCGACACCTATGGGAGCGGTTCCGGTCGCTGTTTATGACCTTGTATGCCCCCAACTGGGAGGCGCTGATGAGCGCCTGTGCCGA is a genomic window of Gammaproteobacteria bacterium containing:
- a CDS encoding cupin domain-containing protein, with the translated sequence MRNTHFDLEWFIHPLGTDEFIQTYWEKKPFVFHRGDPEYYADLFSADDIDTIVRFRQLEYLQLRIARTDKETQTRRNFSVADEELSNINRLYNAYNLGDTIVFNSAKSYWEPAARLCTELERFFSFPVGINVYVTPPGAQGYPPHYDPHDVFVAQIEGAKTWRIYDSWVDLPYERLADKPVPLEMPNDPEQEFTLNAGDILYIPRGYVHEPFTTDRPSIHFTVGIRPYYWKDLLADLLTLESEHDVELRRALPIGYLNNDDAAKTLEQRVPELVHNLAKSDKLKACIARLQERFIDRMQPLPDGHFRSLAKAAQMNPDTMVARRKGLICHVTGNEDSSQIIFPGNRIKGPVDVEAAWRFIADSDATFPVSALPGNLSASSKVLLARRAVKEGLLTIVDRESSSSDQRAS
- a CDS encoding AAA family ATPase — its product is MPPEEASLFSAYQKGRLSRGHVERLATELAMRHAKLACDPYSSLCQLSPRLQADKFYDHCLEIAQRVADSLTTSELRELSGKLAGSGTEPCGRNHASFDYECSPGVGYSGSGGRILKNVFLHQGQMVLGEVSPGKETTGESGKEALSDVACVLFELELLGLGVLANYFMGAWLEYSGDFDALVIVRTLVAREALLYVERRLTSDAPASFPLGEGSGSDTERALRIGGEYLAQRRKPKMIITCGFSGAGKTTLATAVAGYLGAIVVRIDAERSRLWLIRRKSGQRGSFELRPGELVDRIEELTGQVISAGWPVIVDSCFLQGRNRERFRTRAAQLDLPFCILSCSPPLAVVRERLDRRRAFGSFFYGQEVSPDKTKGILQEQLDRLDPLDPDECAVTISVDTSKEVDHQLLANRILRFCQEQEDRAVG
- a CDS encoding NHLP leader peptide family RiPP precursor, translating into MTETESQPKKTTKIIARAMRDDVFREELLTNPKAAIQKEFGKELPPELELRVVEEAPNVVYLVLPARQTPTDELSEDELEAVAGGFTLADSSHRGTILSCYPLDMWLDTVLK